CCCGCCGGTAGCGAGCCCGGCACCGGCCGGTGCCCGTCATTTGCCTGCGCCGTAATTCTTGACTGTATTAGTCAGTTTTTGTATAACGGAACCCTAATCCCGACGTAATTAGTCGGTTTTTCGCGCCACTCACCACTGAGAGGACAAGCACATGAAACTGTCAACCAAAGGCCGTTATGCCGTGACGGCGATGCTTGATCTGGCCATCCATGATCGCGTCGGACCGGTGACCCTGGCCGATATATCCCAATGCCAGGGGATTTCGCTGTCCTATCTCGAACAGCTGTTCGCCAAGCTGCGCAAGGATTCCCTGGTCGAGGGCGTGCGCGGTCCGGGTGGCGGCTACCGCCTGGCGCGCCCCTCGGATCAGATCTCCATCGCCGAGATCATCCATGCCGTGGACGAGAAGGTGGACGTGACCCGCTGTGGCGGCCACGAGGACTGCCAGGGCGGCGAGCGCTGCCTGACCCACGAGCTGTGGAACGACCTGAGCCAGCAGCTGTACGACTTCCTCGACGGCATCTCACTGGCCGACCTGGTCGACCGCC
This sequence is a window from Chromatiales bacterium. Protein-coding genes within it:
- the iscR gene encoding Fe-S cluster assembly transcriptional regulator IscR → MKLSTKGRYAVTAMLDLAIHDRVGPVTLADISQCQGISLSYLEQLFAKLRKDSLVEGVRGPGGGYRLARPSDQISIAEIIHAVDEKVDVTRCGGHEDCQGGERCLTHELWNDLSQQLYDFLDGISLADLVDRPDVREIARRQDVRSQRDRAYMMLRSTAA